From a single Paenibacillus sp. FSL R5-0345 genomic region:
- a CDS encoding ABC-F family ATP-binding cassette domain-containing protein, with the protein MSLLSVEDVSHNFGDRTLFKNVSFRLLPGEHVGIVGANGVGKSTLMNILTGKLLKDSGRVEWTPRVRYGYLDQHTILTPGKTIRDVLKDAFLPLLELEQEMLKITEQMGDASPEELEVLLEQMGDIQEQLDIGDFYLIDVKVEEMANGLGLSVIGLDRDVASLSGGQRTKVLLAKLLLEKPNVLLLDEPTNYLDVEHIDWLTNYLKQYPYAFILISHDTEFMNKVVNVVYHLEFGKLTRYTANYEKFLDMAEMNKIQHIDAYEKQQDFIKKQEDFIQRNKARASTSGRAKSREKQLDRMDRIDRPEEAAKPTFKFKESRASGKTVFEGIDFEIGYDRPLLPMLNMTIERGEKIAIVGCNGVGKSTLLKTILGVIPTYSGKTYLGDYLNSAYFQQEVKAANLTPIEDVWNEFSSLTQNEVRGHLARCGLKNEHITRPLSMLSGGEQAKVRLCKLLMRESNWVLFDEPTNHLDVIAKAELKRALQEYKGTVLLVSHEPEFYEDWVTKIWDVEQWSAVQV; encoded by the coding sequence ATGAGTTTACTTAGTGTAGAAGACGTTTCCCACAATTTTGGGGATCGGACGTTGTTTAAGAATGTTTCTTTCCGGTTGTTACCTGGAGAGCATGTAGGAATTGTAGGAGCAAATGGCGTAGGGAAATCAACGCTTATGAATATTTTGACAGGGAAACTGTTGAAAGATAGTGGAAGAGTAGAGTGGACACCTCGTGTCCGTTATGGCTATTTGGATCAGCATACCATCTTAACACCAGGTAAAACCATCCGTGATGTATTGAAGGACGCTTTCTTGCCGCTTTTAGAGCTGGAACAGGAAATGCTGAAGATCACTGAGCAGATGGGGGACGCTTCTCCTGAAGAGTTAGAGGTTTTACTTGAGCAAATGGGGGACATCCAGGAGCAGCTGGACATCGGGGATTTTTATTTAATTGATGTGAAAGTGGAGGAAATGGCGAATGGCCTAGGCTTATCCGTCATTGGACTTGACCGTGATGTCGCTTCTTTAAGTGGGGGCCAGCGCACAAAAGTCCTGTTGGCGAAGCTACTGCTTGAGAAACCAAACGTACTGTTGCTGGATGAGCCTACCAACTATTTGGATGTTGAGCACATCGACTGGTTAACTAACTATTTGAAGCAGTATCCATATGCATTTATTTTGATCTCCCATGATACGGAATTCATGAATAAAGTCGTAAATGTGGTCTATCACCTGGAGTTCGGCAAACTTACTCGTTATACTGCAAATTATGAGAAATTCCTGGATATGGCTGAGATGAACAAGATTCAACATATAGATGCTTATGAAAAACAACAGGATTTCATTAAGAAGCAAGAAGATTTCATTCAGCGTAACAAAGCCCGTGCCTCCACATCTGGTCGGGCGAAGAGCCGTGAGAAGCAATTAGATCGTATGGATCGAATTGATCGCCCAGAAGAAGCTGCTAAGCCGACCTTTAAGTTTAAAGAGAGTCGTGCCAGTGGCAAAACAGTCTTTGAAGGCATTGATTTCGAGATTGGCTACGACCGTCCGTTGCTACCTATGCTGAATATGACCATTGAACGTGGAGAGAAAATCGCTATCGTTGGTTGCAATGGTGTGGGTAAATCGACGTTATTAAAGACCATTCTCGGAGTAATTCCAACATACAGCGGTAAAACTTATCTTGGAGATTATCTGAATTCAGCATACTTCCAACAAGAAGTGAAAGCAGCTAATCTTACACCTATTGAGGATGTATGGAATGAATTTTCTAGTCTAACTCAGAATGAAGTGCGTGGACATCTAGCTCGTTGCGGTCTGAAAAATGAGCATATTACACGACCGCTTAGTATGCTGAGTGGTGGCGAACAAGCTAAGGTACGTCTTTGTAAGCTGCTGATGCGTGAGAGCAACTGGGTACTGTTCGATGAACCTACAAATCACCTTGATGTGATTGCCAAAGCTGAGCTGAAGCGGGCACTGCAAGAATATAAGGGTACAGTCCTGCTGGTCTCCCATGAACCTGAGTTCTATGAAGATTGGGTTACGAAAATTTGGGATGTAGAGCAGTGGTCAGCTGTACAAGTTTAG